Proteins encoded within one genomic window of Fibrobacter sp. UWB16:
- a CDS encoding AMP-binding protein, whose protein sequence is MKQVAGKIFFTAISVLYPVLVYCGIRYWGLSPRRMSLMLLALGFYHFLNFTRSKSKADRGRTGALVALILVCALVAFFANNILFVKFYPVLVNLSLLAFFGFTLWRPPSFAFRMACLGNKSLNTSPSFKAVERYCNKVTFAWCIFFVVNGLVSALTVFVGSDKIWSLYNGLISYILIGLFFIVEYLVRKMVQSKMQSYVPVCDLERDSRPDGALVAEGKTWGDFVNDVSKVRYYLEARENVPWILHCEDSYYFTVSLLAMLQSGRKALVTANRQEAFIKEIKKPEYGFLTDEPFAGSVAGANEMPATLIQDVLGNENAHCSDGDKAREIKFGKFDKSKAEMVMYTSGTTGEPKAVYKRFLQFENELFELVKVFGNDWVNRKVYSTVNHHHIYGLLFTALLPIATGLPFRRHRIDFPTELANIAGEAAVIASSPAFLKRLSAETDKPIDFKCTPIIYSSGGPLPEEVARKACELTGFWTMEIYGSTETGGIAYRQSKNGPVWTPFEVCKMGVAENGCLNIKSSYILEPEGFTTGDLVDLYDDGRFLLKGRSDSIVKIEEKRISLPEVEMRLKQTGLVQDVRVVPMVGKRQYLAAAIVLNEDGRTKFAGSPKLAINNYFHDYLLKFIENTVSPKKWRYLEELPQNTEGKIRMRDIQALFGLAESPNFKILKFRREPGALTAKLLFPATSDYYDGHFPEFKLLPAVVQVDMVLRLARNFLEVPKELSKMNRTRFANPILPDVPVMVKITYDADAGKVTFAYTSEDGETSYSNGSLMMNTSTGDAGEGENRG, encoded by the coding sequence ATGAAACAGGTTGCGGGAAAGATTTTCTTTACCGCGATTTCTGTTTTGTATCCGGTCCTTGTCTATTGCGGAATTAGGTACTGGGGACTTTCTCCACGGCGCATGAGCTTGATGCTTTTGGCGCTAGGCTTTTACCATTTCTTGAATTTTACGCGTAGCAAGTCAAAGGCGGATCGTGGGCGTACGGGGGCTCTCGTTGCGCTGATTTTGGTGTGCGCACTTGTCGCATTCTTTGCAAATAACATTTTATTTGTCAAGTTTTATCCAGTGCTTGTGAACTTGAGTTTGCTTGCGTTTTTCGGATTTACGCTATGGCGACCGCCGAGCTTTGCGTTCCGAATGGCATGCCTGGGGAACAAGTCTTTGAATACATCGCCTTCGTTTAAGGCGGTGGAGCGTTATTGCAATAAGGTGACTTTTGCATGGTGCATCTTTTTTGTCGTGAACGGATTGGTTTCTGCGCTTACTGTTTTTGTGGGTTCCGATAAGATTTGGTCGTTGTACAATGGACTTATTTCTTACATTTTAATTGGTTTATTTTTCATTGTGGAATATTTGGTTCGAAAAATGGTGCAGAGTAAAATGCAGTCGTATGTTCCTGTCTGTGATTTGGAACGTGATTCTCGCCCGGATGGTGCGCTTGTCGCCGAAGGCAAGACTTGGGGCGATTTTGTAAACGATGTTTCCAAGGTGCGTTATTACCTGGAAGCTCGTGAAAATGTGCCGTGGATTTTGCATTGCGAAGATTCGTATTACTTTACGGTTTCTTTGCTAGCGATGCTCCAGAGCGGGCGCAAGGCGCTTGTGACTGCGAATCGCCAAGAAGCGTTTATCAAGGAAATCAAGAAGCCGGAATACGGATTTTTGACAGATGAACCGTTTGCTGGTAGTGTTGCTGGCGCGAACGAAATGCCGGCGACTTTGATCCAGGATGTGCTTGGTAATGAAAATGCGCATTGTTCGGATGGTGACAAAGCTCGCGAAATCAAGTTCGGCAAGTTCGACAAGTCCAAAGCCGAGATGGTGATGTACACGTCGGGTACGACGGGTGAACCGAAGGCTGTGTACAAGCGCTTTTTGCAATTTGAAAATGAACTTTTCGAACTTGTGAAAGTCTTTGGAAATGATTGGGTAAACCGCAAGGTTTATAGCACGGTCAATCACCACCATATTTACGGCTTGTTGTTTACGGCGCTTTTGCCGATTGCGACTGGGCTTCCGTTCCGCAGGCACCGTATTGATTTTCCGACAGAACTTGCAAATATTGCAGGGGAAGCAGCCGTGATTGCATCGAGTCCTGCGTTCTTGAAACGTTTATCTGCAGAAACGGATAAGCCGATTGACTTTAAATGCACTCCGATTATTTATTCGTCCGGCGGCCCGTTGCCTGAAGAGGTTGCTCGCAAGGCCTGTGAACTGACGGGATTTTGGACGATGGAAATTTACGGCAGTACCGAGACGGGTGGCATTGCGTATAGGCAATCCAAGAATGGACCGGTGTGGACTCCGTTTGAAGTTTGCAAGATGGGTGTTGCCGAAAATGGTTGCCTGAACATCAAGTCGAGTTATATTCTAGAACCCGAAGGCTTTACAACAGGTGACTTGGTGGACCTTTATGATGATGGAAGATTCTTGCTCAAGGGCCGTTCGGATTCAATTGTAAAGATTGAAGAAAAACGCATCTCGCTCCCGGAAGTGGAAATGCGTTTGAAGCAGACGGGCTTGGTGCAAGATGTGCGTGTGGTGCCGATGGTGGGTAAACGTCAGTATTTGGCGGCCGCGATTGTGCTGAACGAAGATGGACGCACAAAGTTTGCGGGCTCGCCCAAACTTGCGATCAATAATTATTTCCACGATTACTTGCTCAAGTTTATCGAGAATACGGTTTCACCGAAGAAGTGGCGCTATCTTGAAGAACTGCCGCAGAATACGGAAGGCAAGATTCGCATGCGCGATATTCAGGCGCTATTTGGCCTTGCCGAAAGTCCGAATTTCAAGATTCTCAAGTTCCGCCGTGAACCGGGCGCTTTGACCGCGAAGCTTTTGTTCCCGGCGACGAGTGATTACTACGATGGTCATTTCCCGGAATTTAAGCTGCTGCCTGCAGTGGTACAGGTGGATATGGTTTTGCGTTTGGCGCGGAACTTTTTGGAAGTGCCTAAGGAACTTTCCAAGATGAACCGTACGCGTTTTGCAAATCCCATTTTGCCGGATGTTCCTGTAATGGTGAAAATCACGTACGATGCGGATGCGGGTAAGGTAACGTTTGCGTACACGAGCGAAGATGGTGAAACTTCGTATTCAAATGGTTCGTTGATGATGAACACTTCAACAGGTGATGCTGGCGAGGGCGAAAATCGTGGATAA
- the hutH gene encoding histidine ammonia-lyase yields the protein MKTVVIGSGKLSIEDVVAIAKKQVAVELDSSAEFQRKIDSGAEFLDEALAEHGGIYGVTTGYGDSCTQVLPPEHYSQLPINLTRFHGCGLGDYFDAETTRAIMAVRLNTLAQGFSGVSYALLKIITQFLQNDILPLIPQEGSVGASGDLTPLSYLAGAVIGERNVMYKGERRSSLDVMKELGITPHKFRPKEAIAIMNGTAAMNAVACMAYSRAEYLSDLACRITAMITVAMKGNAYHYYERLFEAKPHPGLGFAAKKIREALNLDVAKNVVPEKIQDPYSLRCAPHVIGLFYDSSAFLRQLIEIELNSANDNPIVDPFTKNIFHGGHFYGGHICLAMDTLKNMVANIADLLDRQLAMIVDIKFNRNLPPNLAGSKGDYDINHGFKAVQIGVSAWTAEALHLTMPMSVFSRSTECHNQDKVSMGTIAARDCIRVLELSEQVAAATLLASAQALRIRLERGEISEDRLKNLQETYNQVFSKFAPLECDRQLEQDLRNTLELIRQKFYAV from the coding sequence ATGAAAACCGTCGTTATTGGAAGCGGTAAGCTCTCGATTGAAGATGTTGTTGCGATTGCGAAAAAGCAAGTCGCGGTGGAACTTGACAGTTCTGCGGAATTCCAGAGAAAGATTGATTCTGGTGCAGAATTCTTGGACGAAGCGCTTGCAGAACATGGTGGCATTTATGGCGTGACAACAGGATATGGTGATTCCTGCACGCAGGTGTTGCCGCCGGAACATTACAGCCAGCTCCCGATCAACTTGACGCGTTTTCATGGATGCGGTCTCGGCGATTATTTTGATGCAGAGACAACCCGTGCAATTATGGCGGTGCGTTTGAATACGCTTGCGCAAGGTTTCTCGGGCGTGAGCTATGCGCTTTTGAAAATCATTACGCAGTTTTTGCAGAACGATATTTTGCCGCTTATTCCGCAGGAAGGTTCCGTGGGCGCAAGTGGCGACTTGACTCCGCTTTCGTATTTAGCAGGTGCTGTGATTGGTGAACGTAATGTGATGTACAAGGGCGAACGCCGTTCTTCTCTGGACGTGATGAAGGAACTGGGAATTACCCCGCACAAGTTCCGCCCGAAAGAAGCTATTGCCATCATGAACGGTACTGCGGCGATGAACGCAGTTGCTTGCATGGCTTATTCCCGTGCGGAATACCTTTCTGACCTTGCTTGCCGAATTACAGCGATGATTACGGTTGCAATGAAGGGCAATGCGTATCACTATTATGAACGCTTGTTCGAAGCAAAACCGCATCCGGGACTTGGCTTTGCGGCAAAGAAAATTCGTGAAGCCTTGAATCTCGATGTGGCGAAGAATGTGGTTCCCGAGAAAATCCAGGATCCGTATTCTCTGCGTTGCGCTCCGCATGTGATTGGACTTTTCTATGATTCTAGCGCGTTCTTGCGCCAATTGATTGAAATTGAACTCAACAGCGCTAATGACAATCCGATTGTCGATCCGTTCACAAAGAATATTTTCCACGGTGGGCATTTCTATGGCGGGCACATTTGTCTTGCGATGGATACGCTCAAGAACATGGTTGCAAACATTGCTGACCTTTTGGATCGCCAACTGGCGATGATTGTCGATATCAAGTTTAACCGTAACTTGCCGCCGAATCTTGCAGGGAGCAAGGGCGATTACGATATCAATCACGGTTTTAAGGCGGTGCAGATTGGTGTTTCTGCATGGACGGCTGAAGCTTTGCATTTGACAATGCCGATGAGCGTGTTCAGCCGTTCGACAGAATGCCACAACCAAGACAAGGTCAGCATGGGGACGATTGCGGCCCGCGACTGCATCCGCGTTTTGGAACTTTCGGAACAGGTGGCAGCGGCAACGCTTCTGGCTTCGGCTCAGGCACTTCGCATACGTTTGGAACGAGGTGAAATTTCGGAAGACCGCCTTAAGAATCTTCAAGAGACTTACAATCAGGTGTTCTCGAAGTTTGCTCCGCTTGAATGTGACCGTCAATTGGAACAGGATTTGCGCAATACGCTGGAGCTGATTCGCCAGAAATTTTACGCTGTATAA
- a CDS encoding thioesterase family protein, translating to MAVKKIKETIEFQVEFYDVDSMQVAWHGNYVKYMEVARCALLRKIGYDYNEMTRSGYIWPVVDLHIKYIRPMIFMQRIRAEVTLVEYEVCMKLSYKFMDAETGAVLTKAESTQMAVDMKTKDSLWACPTCFVDKVRAFLANDKVV from the coding sequence ATGGCAGTTAAAAAAATTAAGGAAACGATCGAATTCCAAGTTGAATTTTACGATGTCGATTCTATGCAAGTCGCATGGCATGGCAATTATGTAAAATACATGGAAGTTGCGCGTTGTGCACTTTTACGTAAAATTGGGTATGATTACAACGAAATGACGCGTAGCGGTTACATCTGGCCCGTCGTAGATTTGCATATTAAATATATCCGTCCGATGATTTTTATGCAGAGGATTCGTGCCGAGGTGACACTTGTGGAATACGAAGTCTGCATGAAACTGTCGTACAAGTTTATGGATGCCGAAACGGGTGCGGTGCTCACGAAAGCTGAAAGTACCCAAATGGCGGTGGATATGAAAACGAAAGATTCGCTTTGGGCTTGCCCGACTTGCTTTGTGGACAAGGTCAGAGCGTTCTTGGCAAACGATAAGGTGGTGTAA
- a CDS encoding lipid A biosynthesis acyltransferase — protein sequence MSKHWSEIEEVGGSVWHFRFMLWIVCHLPLFLVELCTAVICFFFWLGAAPVRARSKIYLEHLRKLGVRVGAFGTYKHILSFALSMVEKLRGWKGAIKLNQIESQNDDLQMLVSQMNQGQGAFLLCSHLGNMEMLRSLTEYGEFHTSRKFQVFPVVDLLGSKKFNALLRELNPELMENVIDANSIDVDSAIWMKEKIADGNLVVIAGDRTSAHTRNRVLETTFLGETANFPEGAFSLAGILNAPVYFVFAIRKHDFNIRSPYEMHVVRAKTNLDSSRKERPVRLKMLLQEYTVLLERLCKEHPYQWYNFYNFWDRLEK from the coding sequence ATGAGCAAGCATTGGTCCGAAATTGAAGAAGTTGGCGGAAGTGTTTGGCATTTCCGTTTTATGCTTTGGATCGTGTGCCATTTGCCTCTGTTTCTTGTCGAATTGTGTACGGCTGTAATATGCTTCTTTTTCTGGCTTGGGGCAGCACCTGTTCGTGCGCGTTCGAAAATTTATTTGGAACACTTGCGTAAATTGGGCGTACGCGTGGGTGCGTTTGGAACGTATAAGCACATCCTTTCGTTTGCGCTTTCGATGGTCGAAAAGTTACGAGGCTGGAAGGGCGCTATCAAGCTCAATCAGATTGAATCGCAAAATGACGATTTGCAAATGCTTGTTTCTCAAATGAATCAAGGGCAGGGCGCGTTTCTGCTTTGTTCGCATCTGGGCAATATGGAAATGCTCCGCTCGCTTACGGAATATGGTGAGTTCCATACATCGCGAAAGTTTCAGGTTTTTCCTGTCGTCGATTTGTTGGGCTCAAAAAAGTTCAATGCGCTTTTGCGTGAACTGAATCCGGAATTGATGGAAAATGTGATTGATGCTAATTCCATTGATGTGGATTCTGCCATTTGGATGAAAGAGAAAATAGCAGATGGAAATCTTGTGGTGATTGCGGGAGATCGTACATCTGCTCATACGCGAAATCGTGTACTCGAAACAACGTTCTTGGGTGAGACTGCGAATTTCCCGGAAGGCGCTTTTTCACTGGCGGGCATTTTGAACGCTCCCGTTTACTTTGTATTTGCGATTCGCAAACATGACTTTAATATCCGTTCGCCTTACGAAATGCATGTGGTGCGTGCTAAGACGAATCTTGACTCTTCGCGCAAGGAACGCCCTGTGCGCTTGAAAATGCTTTTGCAGGAATACACTGTGCTGTTGGAAAGACTGTGTAAAGAACATCCTTATCAGTGGTACAATTTCTACAATTTTTGGGACAGGTTAGAAAAATAG
- a CDS encoding phosphopantetheine-binding protein, which yields MSDLNTRIKEVMIESLELEDITPADIVDSAPIFGKNAAGEGLGLDSIDALELGIAIKENFGVSFSTVKEETKQHFASVDALAAYISANSKG from the coding sequence ATGTCTGATTTGAATACCCGTATTAAAGAAGTCATGATTGAGTCCTTGGAACTGGAAGATATTACCCCAGCCGATATTGTGGATTCTGCTCCGATTTTTGGTAAGAATGCTGCCGGCGAAGGGCTTGGTCTGGATTCGATTGACGCTTTGGAATTGGGCATTGCTATCAAGGAAAATTTTGGTGTATCTTTCTCGACGGTTAAGGAAGAAACCAAACAGCATTTTGCATCGGTGGATGCGCTTGCCGCTTACATTTCTGCAAATTCTAAGGGCTAA
- a CDS encoding acyl carrier protein: protein MDKQVIFEKIKAALIEDFDLEENRIVPEARLYEDLELDSIDAVDLIVKLKSFLPRNIDPEAFKKMRTLENVVDGIYNLVQNSESK, encoded by the coding sequence ATGGACAAACAGGTCATTTTCGAAAAGATTAAGGCTGCCCTTATTGAAGATTTCGACTTGGAAGAAAATCGAATTGTTCCTGAAGCTCGCCTTTACGAAGACTTGGAATTGGATAGCATTGATGCTGTGGACTTGATCGTGAAGCTCAAGTCATTTTTGCCGAGAAACATCGACCCGGAAGCATTCAAAAAAATGCGTACTCTTGAGAACGTGGTCGATGGTATCTATAATCTTGTTCAAAATTCGGAATCTAAGTAA
- a CDS encoding outer membrane lipoprotein carrier protein LolA, with translation MSCRNIGVLLLTVLLGIGSSMADVFERPLSAKNRPELEKSLAKVMDYQVATGDFKQTKSIQKLNREFVSTGTFRISKKAGIIWKTQKPVFSELAIHNAGIVERDTNGQIRTLLPKENPIFAEVSNNIQSLFSGKVTELEKNFKVFYEKKSCGFRIGLIPREAMVRMLVDNVVMDACKNVDRIVITDGEKIPTTLDFLNYKVSKK, from the coding sequence ATGTCCTGTCGAAATATTGGCGTTTTGCTTTTGACAGTTTTGCTTGGCATTGGTTCATCAATGGCGGATGTCTTTGAACGCCCGTTGAGTGCTAAAAACAGGCCGGAACTTGAAAAATCCTTGGCAAAAGTTATGGATTATCAGGTGGCTACGGGCGATTTTAAGCAAACCAAGTCCATTCAAAAGCTCAATCGCGAATTTGTTTCGACGGGTACGTTCCGCATTTCTAAAAAGGCGGGAATCATTTGGAAAACGCAAAAGCCTGTATTCTCTGAACTTGCTATCCATAACGCGGGTATTGTCGAACGCGATACTAATGGACAAATTCGCACATTGTTGCCAAAGGAAAATCCTATCTTTGCAGAAGTCTCGAATAATATCCAATCGCTTTTTTCTGGAAAAGTCACGGAATTGGAGAAAAACTTCAAAGTCTTTTACGAAAAAAAGTCTTGTGGTTTTAGAATCGGACTGATTCCGCGTGAGGCGATGGTTCGCATGCTCGTGGATAACGTCGTGATGGATGCCTGCAAAAACGTGGATAGGATTGTTATTACGGATGGCGAAAAAATTCCAACGACTTTGGATTTTCTGAATTATAAGGTCTCGAAAAAATGA
- a CDS encoding glycosyltransferase family 2 protein, with amino-acid sequence MDNAVKVCAIVPVYRHENASRYVVKSLVDLNIPVILIDDGNAPEGHEILAQIAKEFANVELVTHKCNLGKGAAMCSGMDAAVVAGFTHALQVDADGQHDMKSIPFFINETKEHPEDLICGYPEYDESVPKAREHGRKITNFWVAIETLSLKIPDAMCGFRIYPLKTSWPVMKRLHNKRMGVDIEIIVRLAWAGVQMRFFPVKVNYPKDGVSNFRMFHDNVVISMTHTMLCIGMFFRLPLLLSRRLFKKK; translated from the coding sequence GTGGATAATGCGGTAAAAGTTTGCGCCATTGTGCCTGTTTATCGCCACGAAAATGCATCGCGCTATGTCGTGAAATCGCTTGTCGATTTGAACATTCCTGTGATTCTCATTGACGATGGAAATGCTCCTGAAGGTCATGAAATTCTAGCACAGATTGCAAAAGAATTTGCGAATGTCGAACTTGTGACGCATAAATGCAATCTCGGCAAAGGCGCTGCAATGTGTTCTGGTATGGATGCTGCTGTTGTGGCGGGTTTCACGCACGCTTTGCAAGTCGATGCCGACGGCCAGCACGATATGAAGTCGATTCCGTTTTTTATAAACGAGACGAAGGAACACCCCGAAGACTTGATTTGCGGTTATCCGGAATACGATGAATCTGTGCCCAAGGCTCGTGAACATGGCCGTAAGATTACAAATTTCTGGGTGGCGATTGAAACGCTTTCGCTAAAGATTCCCGATGCCATGTGCGGCTTTAGAATTTATCCGCTCAAGACATCTTGGCCGGTGATGAAACGTTTGCACAACAAGCGCATGGGCGTCGATATCGAAATTATTGTTCGTCTTGCGTGGGCAGGCGTGCAGATGCGCTTTTTTCCAGTGAAGGTGAATTACCCGAAAGATGGCGTTTCGAACTTTAGAATGTTCCATGACAATGTCGTGATTTCGATGACGCATACGATGCTTTGCATAGGCATGTTCTTTAGGCTTCCTTTGCTTTTATCTCGCCGCCTGTTTAAAAAGAAATAG